The Chelatococcus sp. HY11 genome includes a window with the following:
- a CDS encoding ABC transporter ATP-binding protein has translation MSVDRRMSVDALVEARGVGRSFSVGGWLGARRAIAAVGHVDLAIRRGETLAIVGESGCGKSTLGRLLLGLERPTQGQVLFDGRDLAGLGERRLRHLRAHMQLVFQNTLAALDPRMTIGQQILEPFRIHRMDVPASAPPIEQLLADVGLAPALAERFPHQLSGGQRQRVVMARALATEPDFVVFDEPVSALDVSVQAQIIALIRSLQRQRGFASVFISHDLRVVRHIADRIAVMYLGRVVEEGPIAKVFAAPAHPYTRALVSSVPRVALGARRQRVRLAGEPPSPAAIPAGCPFHPRCALAQDVCRRDRPALAVVGGGQSAACHFAATAAEDAAITPTLVPTDPPPLRQAHA, from the coding sequence ATGTCGGTTGATCGCAGGATGTCGGTTGATGCGCTCGTTGAGGCGCGCGGCGTCGGGCGATCCTTCAGCGTCGGCGGCTGGCTCGGCGCTCGCCGCGCCATCGCCGCCGTCGGCCATGTGGATCTTGCCATCCGGCGCGGAGAGACGCTGGCTATCGTGGGCGAAAGCGGCTGCGGCAAGAGCACGCTTGGCCGCCTGCTGCTCGGCCTGGAGCGTCCGACTCAGGGACAGGTGCTGTTCGACGGGCGGGATCTCGCGGGACTGGGCGAGCGCCGGCTCAGGCATCTCAGGGCGCACATGCAGCTCGTCTTCCAGAACACGCTGGCGGCGCTCGATCCGCGCATGACGATCGGCCAGCAGATCCTCGAGCCATTCCGCATTCATCGTATGGATGTGCCCGCCAGCGCGCCGCCCATCGAGCAGCTTCTTGCCGATGTCGGCCTCGCGCCGGCGCTCGCCGAGCGCTTTCCGCACCAGCTGTCCGGGGGCCAGCGCCAACGGGTCGTCATGGCCCGGGCGCTTGCGACGGAGCCGGATTTCGTCGTGTTCGACGAGCCGGTCTCGGCGCTCGACGTGTCCGTCCAGGCGCAGATCATTGCCCTCATTCGCAGCCTACAGCGCCAGCGCGGCTTCGCCTCGGTGTTCATTTCCCATGACCTCCGGGTCGTGCGCCATATCGCGGACCGCATTGCCGTCATGTATCTCGGCCGCGTGGTGGAGGAGGGGCCGATCGCGAAGGTCTTCGCGGCGCCCGCCCACCCCTATACGCGCGCGCTGGTGTCGTCCGTGCCACGGGTCGCCCTGGGAGCCCGGCGGCAGCGCGTGCGGCTGGCTGGCGAGCCGCCGAGCCCGGCCGCCATCCCCGCTGGCTGTCCCTTCCATCCCCGCTGCGCCCTGGCGCAGGATGTCTGCCGCAGGGACAGGCCCGCGCTGGCCGTCGTCGGGGGAGGCCAATCGGCCGCTTGCCACTTCGCCGCCACCGCTGCCGAGGACGCGGCCATAACACCGACACTTGTGCCGACAGATCCGCCGCCGCTGCGGCAGGCACACGCCTGA
- a CDS encoding endonuclease/exonuclease/phosphatase family protein: MRVVTYNIQYGKGRDGRYDIDRVADVLVGADIIGLQEIEAYWERSGNIHQVERIVERLGDYHAVYGATVDIDKRLDGRHVRRQFGNAILSRWPIVTTRTFLFPKLTPLTAHAIQRGVTEATIETPLGLIRVYSSHFSHLCDEERLIHAQVTLDVHRRARNDGPVSAGGHPDTTWLEEPPPAVPAEAILMGDLNLTPDSPVYELLVGPTSGMYGRLNPPDCFCDAWVAAGHAENEGDTIYLDWDAKTGKRIDYIMVTPGLRAKVASAEVLRDADASDHQPLAVTFRD, translated from the coding sequence ATGCGCGTCGTCACCTACAACATCCAGTACGGCAAGGGCCGCGATGGCCGCTACGACATCGATCGCGTCGCCGATGTGCTCGTTGGCGCCGACATCATCGGCCTACAGGAGATCGAGGCCTATTGGGAGCGCTCAGGCAATATCCACCAGGTCGAGCGCATCGTGGAACGCCTTGGCGACTACCACGCCGTGTACGGCGCGACGGTCGACATCGACAAGCGTCTCGACGGCCGGCATGTCCGTCGCCAGTTCGGCAATGCCATCCTCTCGCGCTGGCCGATCGTTACGACGCGCACCTTCCTGTTTCCGAAGCTGACGCCGCTCACGGCCCACGCCATCCAGCGCGGCGTGACCGAGGCGACGATTGAGACGCCGCTCGGTCTCATCCGCGTCTATTCCAGCCATTTCTCGCATCTGTGCGACGAGGAGCGGCTCATCCACGCGCAGGTGACACTCGACGTGCATCGCCGCGCCCGGAACGACGGGCCTGTATCGGCGGGCGGCCATCCAGACACCACGTGGCTGGAAGAGCCGCCGCCGGCGGTCCCCGCCGAGGCGATCCTGATGGGCGATCTCAACCTGACGCCGGACAGCCCCGTCTACGAGCTCCTCGTCGGCCCGACCAGCGGCATGTATGGCCGCCTCAACCCGCCCGACTGCTTCTGCGATGCCTGGGTCGCCGCCGGCCATGCCGAGAACGAGGGCGACACCATCTATCTCGACTGGGATGCCAAGACCGGCAAGCGCATCGACTACATCATGGTGACGCCCGGTCTCCGGGCCAAGGTCGCCTCGGCCGAGGTTCTGCGCGACGCCGATGCCTCCGACCATCAGCCGCTCGCGGTCACCTTTCGCGACTGA
- a CDS encoding ABC transporter permease — protein sequence MFGFAIIKIVRAIITLWAVMTFAFVFMRLTGDPARELLPDNATEEVIALFRARWGLDQTLWTQYVVYITNLVQGDFGRSLANGREALTVVLERLPATLTLTGTAFALVLAIGIPGGIIAALNRGRPLDQIMMLFCSLGYSLPNFVLGVTLIFFLAVGLRLLPSSGSATPAHLVMPVITLGFSGAAVIARFTRSAVLEVLEQPYVRAAMAAGETRGQAIFNHVLPNAAVPIVTIIGFSLGGLVGGSIIVEQVFGWPGVGRLLVDVVGLRDLAVVQALVMLFATTMTLANLSVDLAYGFLNPKIRRRH from the coding sequence ATGTTCGGATTCGCGATCATCAAGATTGTGCGGGCCATCATCACCCTCTGGGCGGTGATGACCTTCGCCTTCGTTTTCATGCGTCTGACGGGCGATCCCGCCCGCGAACTCCTGCCGGACAATGCGACGGAGGAGGTGATCGCGCTCTTCCGGGCCCGCTGGGGGCTCGATCAGACGCTGTGGACGCAATATGTCGTTTACATCACCAACCTGGTGCAGGGTGATTTCGGGCGCTCGCTCGCCAACGGACGGGAGGCGCTGACCGTGGTGCTGGAGCGGTTGCCCGCCACCTTGACCCTGACGGGAACGGCGTTCGCGCTCGTATTGGCGATCGGCATTCCCGGAGGGATCATTGCCGCGCTCAATCGTGGCCGGCCGCTCGACCAGATCATGATGCTGTTCTGTTCTCTAGGCTACAGCCTGCCGAATTTCGTGCTTGGCGTGACGCTCATCTTCTTCCTGGCGGTGGGGCTGCGCCTCTTGCCGAGTTCGGGCAGCGCGACGCCCGCTCATCTCGTCATGCCGGTCATCACGCTCGGCTTTTCCGGCGCTGCGGTCATCGCGCGATTCACGCGCTCCGCCGTGCTCGAGGTGCTTGAACAACCCTATGTCCGCGCGGCGATGGCGGCGGGTGAGACACGCGGGCAGGCCATCTTCAATCACGTCCTGCCTAATGCGGCGGTCCCGATCGTCACGATCATCGGCTTCTCGCTCGGCGGCCTTGTCGGCGGCTCCATCATCGTCGAGCAGGTTTTCGGCTGGCCCGGCGTCGGGCGGCTGCTCGTCGATGTCGTCGGCCTGCGTGACCTCGCCGTCGTGCAGGCCCTGGTGATGCTCTTCGCCACGACGATGACGCTCGCCAATCTGTCCGTCGACCTCGCCTATGGCTTCCTCAACCCGAAAATCCGCAGGCGGCACTGA
- a CDS encoding ABC transporter permease has protein sequence MSVIDLGRGLRIGRRRGKPLPAAIVVAFLWIAVILIASVAAPLIAPFGYAEQQPLLRLKPPAILGHDNPFLFGSDHLGRDVFSRVLYGIRFSIIIALFGTLLGMLIGVALGMLAARLRGWWEETIMMLVDIQASLPFIIFAITVVAFFGKSFWLLVIIVGFAGWERYARLARGLVLDAETAGYAGALRALGAGSPRIYVRHILPNIIGALIVQMTLNFPEVILLETGLSFLGLGVQPPLTSLGLLVNESRNYIVLAWWMAAVPGAVIVLTTLSVSLIGDWMRDRFDARLR, from the coding sequence ATGAGCGTCATCGATCTCGGGCGCGGTCTCCGTATCGGCCGGCGGCGGGGCAAGCCCCTGCCGGCGGCGATCGTGGTCGCCTTCCTCTGGATCGCCGTGATCCTCATCGCGTCGGTCGCGGCGCCGCTCATCGCGCCGTTCGGCTATGCGGAGCAGCAGCCGCTCCTGCGCCTGAAGCCGCCGGCGATCCTCGGCCACGACAATCCCTTCCTCTTCGGCAGCGACCATCTCGGCCGCGATGTCTTCAGCCGGGTCCTCTATGGCATCCGCTTCTCCATCATCATCGCGCTGTTCGGCACGCTCCTCGGCATGCTCATCGGCGTGGCGCTCGGCATGCTGGCGGCGCGGCTGCGCGGCTGGTGGGAGGAGACGATCATGATGCTCGTCGACATCCAGGCGTCGCTGCCCTTCATCATCTTCGCCATCACGGTCGTCGCCTTCTTCGGCAAGAGCTTCTGGCTGCTCGTCATCATCGTCGGCTTCGCCGGCTGGGAGCGCTATGCCCGGCTCGCGCGCGGGCTCGTGCTCGACGCCGAGACGGCCGGCTACGCGGGCGCGCTTCGGGCGCTCGGGGCGGGCTCGCCGCGCATCTATGTCAGGCACATCCTGCCCAATATCATCGGCGCGCTCATCGTGCAGATGACGCTCAACTTTCCCGAAGTCATCCTGCTGGAGACTGGCCTCAGCTTCCTCGGTCTCGGCGTGCAGCCGCCGCTGACCTCGCTCGGTCTGCTCGTCAACGAGAGCCGGAACTACATCGTGCTCGCATGGTGGATGGCGGCCGTACCGGGCGCCGTCATCGTCCTCACCACCTTGTCCGTCAGCCTGATCGGCGACTGGATGCGTGACCGCTTCGACGCGCGCCTGCGCTGA
- a CDS encoding metalloregulator ArsR/SmtB family transcription factor, giving the protein MVEQQPAMLDRVFHALADPTRRAMLRALSQQDQAIGALAEPFAMSFAAASKHIRVLEGAGLVTRRIQGRSHICRIAPEPLAMAEEWLRFYQRFWSDRLDGLEALLKAEDAAGGA; this is encoded by the coding sequence ATGGTTGAACAGCAGCCGGCGATGCTCGATCGTGTGTTCCATGCACTCGCGGACCCGACGCGACGGGCGATGTTGCGCGCGCTATCGCAGCAGGACCAAGCGATCGGGGCACTCGCGGAACCATTCGCGATGTCCTTCGCCGCCGCCTCGAAGCACATCCGTGTGCTGGAAGGGGCTGGTCTCGTGACGCGCCGCATCCAGGGCAGATCGCATATCTGCCGCATCGCCCCGGAGCCATTGGCAATGGCCGAGGAGTGGCTGCGCTTCTATCAGCGCTTCTGGTCGGATCGCCTGGATGGACTGGAAGCCTTGCTCAAGGCCGAGGACGCCGCCGGCGGCGCTTGA
- a CDS encoding SRPBCC domain-containing protein produces MTSEPHGLRLVRTFDTSPQALYAAWTEPSLVRRWLFTSPESEKNSHELDVRVGGRWTITDRRGGQDYTAVGEYTAVDAPHRLAFTFAMPQFSPNSDLITVEFEPDGDHTRMVFTQAGDDIAKEIAEQGEDAEAGTAHGWALMFDRLAGLFQLDERPGEKIDAHTVRFERLLPGPIERVWAYLTESDKRGQWLASGAMPSTPGASFTIRFDHISLSPHKLETPARFKDYECGIDSPHRMLRYEPPHVLAFTWGDGIEDKSEVRFELSQVGDKVRLVLTHSRLGAMKDMVNVSGGWQPHLAVLAHRLAGLTPPSFWQLFEGVEDAYAGRFSA; encoded by the coding sequence GTGACATCAGAGCCCCATGGCCTCCGCCTCGTGCGGACATTCGATACGTCACCGCAAGCCCTGTACGCCGCGTGGACGGAGCCATCGCTTGTCCGTCGCTGGCTTTTCACCTCGCCCGAGAGTGAGAAGAATAGCCATGAACTCGACGTGCGCGTCGGCGGCCGCTGGACGATTACCGACCGGCGCGGTGGACAGGACTACACGGCGGTCGGTGAATATACCGCTGTCGATGCGCCCCACAGGCTCGCGTTCACCTTCGCGATGCCGCAGTTCTCGCCGAACAGCGACCTCATCACCGTGGAGTTTGAACCCGATGGTGATCACACACGCATGGTCTTCACCCAGGCGGGGGACGACATCGCGAAAGAAATTGCGGAGCAGGGTGAAGACGCCGAAGCGGGAACCGCTCACGGCTGGGCCCTGATGTTTGACAGGCTGGCAGGGCTCTTCCAGCTCGACGAGCGGCCCGGCGAAAAGATCGACGCCCATACGGTTCGCTTCGAGCGGCTTTTGCCGGGCCCCATCGAACGCGTCTGGGCTTATCTCACGGAATCCGACAAGCGCGGCCAATGGCTGGCGTCCGGCGCCATGCCGAGCACGCCCGGAGCCAGTTTCACGATCCGCTTCGATCATATATCCCTGTCACCGCACAAGCTGGAGACGCCGGCCCGCTTCAAGGACTATGAATGCGGCATCGACAGCCCGCACCGCATGCTCCGCTACGAGCCGCCGCATGTCCTTGCCTTCACCTGGGGCGATGGCATTGAGGACAAGTCGGAGGTTCGGTTCGAGCTCTCGCAGGTCGGAGACAAGGTGCGGCTCGTCCTGACCCATAGCCGCCTCGGCGCGATGAAGGACATGGTCAATGTGTCCGGTGGCTGGCAGCCTCATCTGGCCGTATTGGCGCATCGGCTGGCCGGGCTGACCCCGCCGTCGTTCTGGCAGCTCTTCGAGGGCGTTGAGGATGCCTATGCCGGGCGCTTCTCCGCGTGA
- a CDS encoding VOC family protein yields MVKGIFVNLPVKNLDSSIAFFKSLGFTFNAQFTDETATCMVMSDTIYAMLLTEAKFKEFTPRNICDTSKDVEVLLAISLESREAVDTLVSKAVAAGGKTYSEPKDHGFMYQKAFHDLDGHAWEIFYMDPSFVQPT; encoded by the coding sequence ATGGTCAAGGGTATATTCGTGAATCTGCCGGTCAAGAACCTCGATTCATCGATTGCATTCTTCAAGTCACTTGGCTTCACATTCAACGCTCAATTCACGGATGAGACCGCGACCTGCATGGTCATGAGCGACACGATCTATGCGATGTTGTTGACGGAGGCGAAATTCAAGGAGTTCACGCCGCGCAACATCTGCGACACGTCAAAGGATGTCGAGGTCCTGCTTGCGATATCCCTGGAAAGCCGCGAGGCGGTCGATACCCTGGTGAGCAAGGCAGTCGCCGCAGGCGGCAAGACCTATAGCGAGCCGAAGGATCACGGCTTCATGTACCAGAAGGCTTTCCACGATCTCGATGGTCACGCCTGGGAAATCTTCTACATGGACCCGAGTTTCGTCCAGCCGACCTGA